Proteins co-encoded in one Chloroflexota bacterium genomic window:
- a CDS encoding CBS domain-containing protein, with protein sequence MQVRDIMTQPVRTIDVFATAQEAAATMARYGIGALPVTENGNLVGIITDRDLTARCLASGHAPELIPVRVIMTAHPLSVSPTDTVDEAARTMGDHAIRRLPVMDRGKPVGMISADDIARFCADDELVSEMMRHIARHTAPPAVHESPSYALAQRIEYVDG encoded by the coding sequence TTGCAAGTACGCGACATTATGACTCAGCCTGTCCGGACGATCGACGTCTTTGCCACCGCTCAGGAGGCGGCAGCGACCATGGCGCGGTACGGAATTGGCGCGCTACCCGTCACGGAAAACGGCAACCTGGTCGGCATCATCACCGACCGCGACCTGACGGCCCGATGCCTTGCGAGCGGGCATGCGCCGGAGCTCATCCCCGTGCGCGTCATCATGACGGCGCACCCGTTGTCCGTGTCGCCAACCGACACGGTGGACGAGGCCGCGCGCACGATGGGCGACCATGCGATCCGTCGGCTGCCGGTGATGGACCGGGGGAAGCCGGTGGGGATGATCTCGGCCGACGATATCGCCCGGTTCTGCGCCGACGACGAGCTGGTCAGCGAGATGATGCGCCACATTGCCCGTCACACAGCGCCCCCGGCCGTTCACGAGTCCCCATCCTATGCGCTTGCGCAGCGGATCGAGTACGTGGACGGATAG
- a CDS encoding VOC family protein — protein sequence MEVKELGHIVLYVRDLERSRRFYRDVLGWREVGGMGGAAVAFSSGRTHHELLLINVGPDAAPIPSGRRVGMYHFGVKVGETDDELREALRACVQAGVRVVGASDHTVTHSLYIEDPDGNEIELYIDVQSADWKQHPEAVLAPVRPLHL from the coding sequence TTGGAAGTCAAGGAGCTCGGACACATCGTCCTCTACGTCCGGGACCTGGAGCGGTCGCGACGCTTCTACCGCGACGTGCTCGGCTGGCGCGAGGTCGGAGGCATGGGGGGCGCTGCCGTGGCCTTCTCGTCCGGAAGAACGCACCACGAGCTGCTCCTGATCAACGTCGGGCCGGATGCCGCGCCGATCCCGTCTGGACGGCGCGTGGGCATGTACCACTTCGGCGTGAAAGTCGGTGAGACCGATGACGAGCTTCGCGAGGCGCTCCGCGCGTGTGTCCAAGCGGGAGTCCGCGTCGTTGGCGCATCCGACCACACCGTTACCCACAGCCTCTATATCGAGGATCCGGACGGCAACGAGATCGAGCTGTACATCGACGTGCAGTCGGCGGACTGGAAGCAGCATCCCGAAGCGGTCCTCGCGCCGGTGCGCCCGCTCCATCTGTAG
- a CDS encoding Maf family protein, translated as MNVARRRESRQAPTLVLASASPRRAEVFAALGLPFEVDPTDLNEDPRPGEAPIDLAHRLAEAKATLAASRHPGAVAIGSDTVVALDGRSLGKPASPDEAVAMLRALRGREHRVITAVAAACRANETTRVWTEVATTRVWMRDYRDDEIADYVASGDPMDKAGAYAIQHEGFHPVERIEGCYLTVVGLPLLELRSVLERAGVTLGRIASAALDSLCRTCPDRRMLVGDDDR; from the coding sequence ATGAATGTCGCCCGGCGGCGCGAGAGTAGGCAGGCGCCTACGCTTGTCCTCGCGTCCGCCTCACCACGGAGGGCAGAGGTGTTCGCGGCCCTCGGCCTCCCCTTCGAGGTCGATCCCACCGACCTGAACGAGGACCCACGTCCGGGCGAGGCGCCGATCGATCTCGCGCACCGGCTGGCCGAGGCGAAAGCGACGCTGGCGGCGTCGCGCCACCCGGGCGCAGTCGCCATCGGGTCCGACACGGTCGTCGCCCTCGACGGCCGTTCGCTGGGGAAGCCCGCGTCGCCAGATGAGGCGGTCGCGATGCTGCGGGCCCTCCGCGGTCGCGAGCACAGGGTCATTACGGCTGTGGCAGCCGCGTGCCGCGCGAACGAGACGACGCGCGTATGGACCGAGGTCGCGACGACGCGCGTCTGGATGCGCGACTACCGTGATGACGAGATCGCGGACTACGTCGCCTCTGGCGATCCGATGGACAAGGCGGGCGCCTATGCCATCCAGCACGAGGGGTTCCATCCGGTCGAACGAATCGAGGGGTGTTATCTCACCGTCGTCGGCCTGCCGCTACTCGAGCTGCGGTCGGTGTTGGAGCGAGCGGGCGTTACGCTCGGGAGGATCGCCTCGGCTGCGCTCGATTCGCTGTGCCGCACCTGTCCTGACCGCCGGATGTTGGTCGGAGATGACGACCGTTAG
- a CDS encoding DUF3105 domain-containing protein, translating into MTASNRTAPAKVNSRRAARMHAREQQRQRETRKKYTQMVIWSVVAIAVIAAVSFIVVKSVQAQPGKPVPNQGQTHIDKGAAHVAYNSKPPTSGPHWNIAGEAPVDWGIYDTQIPDEAQVHNLEHGGIMIQYDCDCPDLVAQLKDFYNRYVPTHKLPLFPNSSKIVIAPYKGLPAKITLTAWTRIDTMDDYDEARITRFIEAWRDKGPEAAP; encoded by the coding sequence ATGACCGCATCCAACCGAACCGCACCCGCGAAGGTCAATTCCCGCCGGGCCGCCCGAATGCACGCGCGCGAGCAGCAACGACAGCGGGAGACGCGGAAAAAATACACGCAGATGGTCATCTGGAGCGTGGTGGCCATCGCCGTTATCGCCGCCGTGTCGTTCATCGTGGTGAAGTCGGTGCAGGCGCAGCCGGGCAAGCCGGTGCCCAACCAGGGGCAGACCCACATCGACAAGGGCGCCGCGCACGTCGCATACAACTCCAAGCCTCCCACGTCCGGTCCTCATTGGAACATCGCGGGAGAAGCGCCCGTGGACTGGGGCATCTACGACACCCAGATCCCCGACGAGGCGCAGGTCCACAACCTGGAGCACGGCGGGATCATGATCCAGTATGACTGCGACTGCCCTGATCTCGTGGCACAGCTCAAGGACTTCTACAACCGCTATGTGCCGACCCACAAGCTTCCGCTGTTCCCGAACAGCTCGAAGATCGTCATCGCGCCGTACAAGGGCCTGCCCGCGAAGATCACGTTGACGGCGTGGACGCGCATCGACACGATGGACGACTACGACGAGGCGCGGATTACGCGGTTCATCGAAGCCTGGCGCGACAAGGGCCCCGAGGCCGCGCCGTAG